A single window of Luteipulveratus halotolerans DNA harbors:
- a CDS encoding acetate/propionate family kinase: MSAVLVLNAGSSSLKFQVVDPETGEAHAKGIVERVGSKGSTISVTVDGEESETSASAPDHGAATELMRTTLADRGVDLASSGLVAVGHRVVHGGRSLTEPTVVDDKVLAEIERVAELAPLHNPANIDGIRSATKAFPDLPQVAVFDTAFFSDLPAEASTYAIDRELADKHAIRRYGFHGTSHEFVSAEAARFLGREGDADLKQIVLHLGNGASASAVRGGRPVDTSMGLTPLEGLVMGTRGGDIDPGVLLHLHRVAGLSVSDLDTLLNKKSGILGVSGIGDFRDLASAVHDGDDDARLTLDIYLHRLRKYIGAYAAVLGGVDVVTFTAGVGENSVELREEALKGLEFLGIRIDGRRNKGKNDGPRVISTDSSAVTVLVVPTNEELAIARHTVATIA, encoded by the coding sequence GTGAGCGCAGTCCTCGTCCTCAACGCCGGCTCGTCCTCGCTGAAGTTCCAGGTGGTCGACCCCGAGACGGGTGAGGCGCACGCCAAGGGCATCGTCGAGCGCGTGGGGTCGAAGGGCTCGACGATCTCGGTCACGGTCGACGGCGAGGAGTCCGAGACCTCCGCCTCGGCGCCTGATCACGGTGCGGCGACGGAGCTGATGCGGACGACGCTGGCCGACCGCGGCGTCGACCTCGCGTCGTCCGGGCTGGTCGCCGTCGGTCACCGGGTCGTGCACGGCGGACGCTCGCTCACCGAGCCGACCGTCGTCGATGACAAGGTCCTGGCCGAGATCGAGCGAGTCGCCGAGCTGGCTCCTCTGCACAACCCGGCCAACATCGACGGAATCCGCAGCGCCACCAAGGCTTTTCCCGACCTTCCGCAGGTCGCGGTCTTCGACACGGCGTTCTTCTCCGACCTGCCCGCCGAGGCGTCGACGTACGCGATCGACCGAGAGCTGGCCGACAAGCACGCGATCCGGCGCTACGGCTTCCACGGCACGTCGCACGAGTTCGTGTCGGCGGAGGCGGCGCGTTTCCTCGGGCGCGAGGGTGACGCCGACCTCAAGCAGATCGTTCTGCACCTCGGCAACGGCGCGTCCGCGTCGGCGGTGCGCGGTGGTCGGCCGGTCGACACGTCGATGGGGCTCACGCCGCTCGAGGGTCTGGTGATGGGCACGCGCGGTGGCGACATCGACCCCGGCGTACTCCTGCACCTGCACCGGGTCGCGGGCCTGAGCGTCAGCGACCTCGACACGCTGCTCAACAAGAAGTCCGGCATCCTCGGCGTCTCGGGCATCGGCGACTTCCGCGACCTCGCGAGCGCGGTGCACGACGGTGACGACGACGCGCGGCTGACGCTCGACATCTACCTGCACCGCCTGCGCAAGTACATCGGCGCGTACGCCGCAGTGCTCGGTGGCGTCGACGTGGTCACCTTCACGGCTGGTGTCGGCGAGAACAGTGTCGAGCTGCGCGAGGAGGCGCTGAAGGGCCTGGAGTTCTTGGGGATTCGCATCGACGGCCGTCGCAACAAGGGCAAGAACGACGGCCCGCGGGTGATCTCGACGGACTCCTCGGCAGTGACGGTGCTCGTGGTCCCGACCAACGAGGAGCTCGCCATCGCGCGCCACACGGTCGCCACCATCGCCTGA
- a CDS encoding GIY-YIG nuclease family protein has product MFRPFQGQAMAWTYILRCSDGSYYVGSTRDLERRLAQHQAGEGAAYTRCRRPVELVWAQEFERVDEAYAREKQVQGWSREKREALIAGSFERLPELARRRGVRDSPRVSPGFDTALG; this is encoded by the coding sequence ATGTTTCGCCCCTTTCAGGGTCAGGCCATGGCCTGGACGTACATTCTTCGCTGCAGTGACGGCTCCTACTACGTCGGCAGTACCCGAGACCTAGAGCGTCGCCTGGCTCAGCATCAGGCCGGCGAAGGAGCGGCATACACGCGATGCCGCCGACCGGTCGAGCTCGTCTGGGCACAGGAGTTCGAACGTGTCGATGAGGCGTATGCCCGAGAGAAGCAGGTGCAGGGATGGAGTCGCGAGAAGCGGGAAGCATTGATTGCTGGCTCCTTCGAGCGACTGCCAGAGCTCGCCAGGCGGCGAGGTGTGCGTGACTCTCCCCGCGTGTCACCTGGTTTCGACACGGCCCTCGGCTAG
- a CDS encoding pentapeptide repeat-containing protein produces MTSSERELRADCSQCFGLCCVVPAFSASVDFAIDKPARTPCPNLAANSLCSVHTRLPELGFRGCTVYDCFGAGQRVSQETFDGVDWRSESAPEMFDVFPVMRDLHELLWYVTESVRLLPSGALRASLRAEGERLDGLGSGAPAEVASVDVDALRAEVNPLLQQASSVLRTSARADGSDMRGADLFGADLRRRDLRGASLRGALMVAADLRGVDLAGADVTGADLRDADLRGADLTGTLYLLQSQLDSARGDSSTQLPTDRRAPVRWA; encoded by the coding sequence GTGACCTCTTCTGAGCGTGAGCTGCGGGCCGACTGCTCGCAGTGCTTCGGACTCTGCTGTGTCGTACCGGCTTTCAGCGCCTCGGTCGACTTCGCCATCGACAAGCCCGCCCGGACGCCGTGCCCCAACCTCGCCGCGAACTCGCTCTGCTCGGTGCACACCCGCCTGCCGGAGCTCGGGTTCAGAGGGTGCACGGTGTACGACTGCTTCGGCGCCGGCCAGCGGGTGTCGCAGGAGACGTTCGACGGGGTCGACTGGCGCTCGGAGTCGGCGCCGGAGATGTTCGACGTGTTCCCCGTGATGCGCGATCTGCACGAATTGCTCTGGTACGTCACGGAGTCCGTACGCCTGCTGCCGTCCGGGGCACTGCGGGCGTCGCTGCGCGCGGAGGGTGAGCGGCTGGACGGGCTCGGCAGCGGGGCGCCGGCCGAGGTCGCTTCGGTCGATGTCGACGCCTTGCGCGCTGAGGTGAATCCGCTGCTGCAGCAGGCGAGCTCGGTGCTCCGGACCTCCGCCCGCGCTGACGGCTCTGACATGCGCGGCGCTGACCTGTTCGGGGCGGACCTGCGGAGGCGCGACCTGCGAGGAGCATCGCTGCGCGGGGCGCTGATGGTCGCGGCTGACCTGCGCGGTGTCGATCTCGCGGGCGCCGACGTCACCGGGGCCGACCTGCGGGACGCCGACCTGCGCGGGGCCGATCTGACCGGCACGTTGTACCTGCTCCAGTCGCAGCTCGACTCAGCGCGGGGTGACTCGTCCACACAGCTGCCGACGGATCGTCGGGCACCCGTCCGCTGGGCGTGA